One Pectobacterium polaris DNA window includes the following coding sequences:
- the dcuR gene encoding two-component system response regulator DcuR gives MINVLIVDDDAMVAELNKSYLNQVSGFSCYATVPTLQQARNLLMQPDSEIDLVLLDIYMQQDNGLDLLPTIREFSEKTDVIIISSASDVYTIKKALHYGVVDYLIKPFQFSRFEQALTAYREEANLFKHRDFVGQSDIDNLIRRTSSSTVSERKKLPKGLTSLTLRTVCEWIEGNQGIEFSTEMLANAIGISRVSCRKYLIYLSDTGILTTNILYGSTGRPVYLYRLLPEKQDSLRQYCE, from the coding sequence ATGATTAATGTACTGATTGTTGATGACGATGCCATGGTTGCAGAGCTTAACAAATCTTATCTGAACCAGGTTTCTGGATTTAGCTGCTATGCGACCGTCCCCACATTGCAGCAGGCGCGAAACCTGCTTATGCAACCTGACTCGGAAATCGATTTGGTATTGCTGGATATTTATATGCAGCAGGATAATGGACTGGATCTGCTGCCGACTATCCGTGAATTCAGTGAAAAGACGGACGTCATCATCATCTCGTCTGCCAGCGATGTGTACACCATCAAGAAAGCGCTGCACTACGGTGTGGTGGACTATCTGATTAAGCCTTTCCAGTTCTCGCGTTTCGAACAGGCGCTGACCGCCTATCGCGAAGAGGCGAACTTGTTCAAGCACCGCGATTTTGTTGGGCAGTCGGATATTGATAACCTGATTCGTCGTACCAGCAGTAGCACGGTTAGCGAACGTAAGAAATTGCCGAAAGGGCTGACCAGCCTGACGCTGCGTACCGTCTGCGAGTGGATTGAAGGCAATCAGGGCATTGAGTTCTCTACCGAAATGCTGGCGAACGCGATTGGTATCTCCCGCGTCTCCTGCCGTAAGTACCTGATCTACCTGTCTGATACTGGCATCCTGACCACCAATATCCTGTACGGCTCAACCGGTCGACCGGTTTATCTATACCGTCTGCTGCCAGAAAAACAGGACTCTCTGCGCCAGTATTGTGAATAA